AATAAAATTCTTAATATTGAAAATTCTATTAAATGTCAAAATATATCTCGTTATCTAATAGACGCAGAATATTGGACAAAATATGAATTGACAATTTTTTCTAATTGTATGTATATATTTGATATAGAATTAATTGATATACTTCTATCAAAATGTTTGAAAAGATTTACCAAGTTTGAAGATTTAAGGCCTTATGGGAATGATCAAGTAAGAATAATAGTAAATGCATTAGTTATCGCAATTGAACGTAACGATAGAATACATTTTAATAAATGGTTAAGTATGGCTTATAACATTAGCGTAAAAGAAAATAATTTCTTTGAACTTTATATGGTTAAATTATTTAAACTTTTCGAAACCTATCTAAAAAGTCCTAGTAATAATATCGAAAATGCTATAGTCCTACACATAAAGTTTTGTGATAGCATAGGTGCTAATAATTACAAAAATATGTTTGAAAGTTTATTTGAAAAAATTCAAAAAATCAGATGGTAAAAAGGGGGGCCTTATGTATTGTAAATGGCGGTTATAAAATGTAGGAAAATGGCGGAATGAAAATGCTGTTTTTCCTATATTTTTTATTTTCTAAAAATTTTCACGTCCTTCCTTCATCAATTCACAGACTTTGAATTCAAATGGATAAAACGAGCGAGGCCCCCAAGTTATTTTGCCGAAGTCGAAAATTCAATCCAGCTTATATAAAACTACAAATTAAACCAAGCTCTGGATTCAGTTAAGACTTCAGCACCTCAGGAAACGCCACCCGTTTTAAGTAATAGGCATATTTCTCAAATGCATTATATATAAAATGTGAACCCAAACATTACTTCGCAGGAATGACAGCACCATCAAACTCTTTATTAATATAATCACGCACTTCATCTGACTGTAATGCCTTCAATAACTCCTGATATTTTTCATCATTTTTATGTCCTTTTTGAACAGCTAAAATATTCGCAAATGGAGATGACTCGTCTTCAACCGCAATCGAATCCTTCAATGGCTTCAAACCATTATCAATTGCGTAATTGGAGTTCATAATCACCGCATCCCCTTCATTATTGTTGTACGTTTTTGGTAAGAATTCCGCTCCTTGTTGGTTATCGAACTCAAGATGCTTTTTGTTTTCCACAATGTCATCTAACTTTGCATCTTCAATTTTCACACCATCTTTAATCTTAATTAATCCCGCTTTAACGAAAAATGATAAGAAACGGCCTTCCTCAGCTGGGTTATTTGAAATATAAATTTTAGCGCCATCTGGCAAGTCTTTTAAACTTTTATGTTTTTTACTATAAACAGCCATTGGTGTCGTTAATACTTTGCCGACTTCTTCAATTTGATAACCGTGCGACTTTTGTTCAGCTTTTAAATAAGGAACGTGTTGGAACATGTTCGCATCGACATCACCTTTGTCTAACAGTTTATTCGGAATTTTATAGTCATTGACTTCACGCACTTCAACGTCATAGCCTTTTTTCTTCATAATCTCAGCAGCCTTTTTCACAACTTGCCCATGCGGTGTTGGTGTCGCTGCTACAACAATTTTTTTACTGTCGCTTTCATTGCTTCCTTTACCACATGCTGCTAAAACGAGCACTAATGCCACCATTGCCGTTAAAAATACTGATAATTTTCTCATATGTATCATACGCTCCCCTCGTATTCTGTTCATCTTCGTTATAATGAATGTGGTGTGATAGTGAAGCCTTTTAACTGACTTTCACCTGATCACACCACATCTTATTTTTATTTCAAATCATACCTCAGG
Above is a genomic segment from Staphylococcus delphini containing:
- a CDS encoding Rgg/GadR/MutR family transcriptional regulator; amino-acid sequence: MFGATIEIIRKNKNIPVTSLCENIFTRSAYYKYVNNRMDTSITNFFSLLDRLNITPEEFLIIHENGCSNKTMKVLETLDHFTIKKDVSSLKSMTKIISIQFSEPKRSHLLEVVDSRINKILNIENSIKCQNISRYLIDAEYWTKYELTIFSNCMYIFDIELIDILLSKCLKRFTKFEDLRPYGNDQVRIIVNALVIAIERNDRIHFNKWLSMAYNISVKENNFFELYMVKLFKLFETYLKSPSNNIENAIVLHIKFCDSIGANNYKNMFESLFEKIQKIRW
- a CDS encoding MetQ/NlpA family ABC transporter substrate-binding protein, whose translation is MRKLSVFLTAMVALVLVLAACGKGSNESDSKKIVVAATPTPHGQVVKKAAEIMKKKGYDVEVREVNDYKIPNKLLDKGDVDANMFQHVPYLKAEQKSHGYQIEEVGKVLTTPMAVYSKKHKSLKDLPDGAKIYISNNPAEEGRFLSFFVKAGLIKIKDGVKIEDAKLDDIVENKKHLEFDNQQGAEFLPKTYNNNEGDAVIMNSNYAIDNGLKPLKDSIAVEDESSPFANILAVQKGHKNDEKYQELLKALQSDEVRDYINKEFDGAVIPAK